Within Spinacia oleracea cultivar Varoflay chromosome 4, BTI_SOV_V1, whole genome shotgun sequence, the genomic segment taacgaagttgaaatgagtcttataataatataattaatcataagaatcatgaaaaacatttagaatatggatataggtttgtttgttggtaattgggatcgaaaatgccattttttaccataaatgacctatatcgacccaaatgaaccataggtgtgcataacgaacttgaaatgagtcttataatcatataactaatcatatgaatcatgaaaaacgtttagaatatgaaaataggttcgtttgttggtagttgggatcgaaaatgccatttttggccataaatgacctatattgacccaaatgcttaggcgtgcataacgaacttgaaatgagtttcataaacatataactaatcatatgaatcattaaaaaggtttataatttgaatataagtccgtttgttggtagttgggatcgaaaatgccatttttgaccataaatgaccttcGACCCAACTggaccataggcgtgcataacgaacttgaaatgagtcttataatcatataactaatcatatgaatcatgaaaaacgtttagaaaatggaaataggttcgtttgttggtagttggtatcgaaaatgccatttttggccataaatgacctatatcgacccaaatgacccttaggcgtgcataacgaagttgaaatgagtcttataataatataattaatcataagaatcatgaaaaacatttagaatatggatataggtttgtttgttggtaattggcatcgaaaatgccatttttttaccataaatgacctatatcgatccaaatgaaccataggcgtgcataacgaacttgaaatgagtcttataatcatataactaatcatatgaatcatgaaaaacgtttagaatatggaaataggttcgtttgttgatagttgggatcgaaaatgctatttttggccataaatgacctatatcgacccaaatgacccttaggcgtgcataaagaacttgaaatgagtttcataaacatatataagtaatcatatgaatcattaagaaggtttataatttgaatataagttcgtttgttggtagttgggatcgaaaatgccatttatgaccataaatgacctatttCGACCCAactgaaccataggcgtgcataacgaacttgaaatgagtcttataataatctaactaatcatatgaatcatgaaaaacgtttagaatatggaaataggtttgtttgttggtagttggtatcgaaaatgccattttttgccataaatgacctatatcgacccaaataacccttaagcgtgcataacgaacttgaaatgagtttcacaaacatataactaatcatatgaatcatcaaaaaggtttataatttgaatataagttcgtttgttggtagttgggatcgaaaatgccatttttggccataaatgacctataatcgacccaaatgaaccataggcgtgcataacgaatttgaaatgagtcttataatcatataactaatcatctaaatcatgaaaaaggtttagaatgtggatataagttcgtttgatCGTAGTTGGTatcaaaatgccatttttggccataaatgacctatatcgacccaaatgacccttaggcgtgcataacgaagttgaaatgagtcttataataatataattaatcataagaatcatgaaaaacatttagaatatggatataggtttgtttgttggtaattgggatcgaaaatgccatttttgaccataaatgacctatatcgacccaaatgaaccataggcgtgcataacgaacttgaaatgagtcttataatcatattactaatcatatgaatcatgaaaaacgtttagaatatgaaaataggtttgtttgttggtagttgggatcgaaaatgccatttttggccataaatgacctatattgacccaaatgcttaggcgtgcataacgaacttgaaatgagtttcataaacatataactaatcatatgaatcattaaaaaggtttataatttgaatataagttcgtttgttggtagttgggatcgaaaatgccatttttgaccataaatgacctacatCGACCCAACTggaccataggcgtgcataacgaacttgaaatgagtcttataatcatataactaattatatgaatcatgaaaaacgtttagaatatggaaataggttcgtttgttggtagttggtatcgaaatgccattttttgccataaatgacctatatcgacccaaatgatcacccttaggcgtgcataacgaacttgaaatgagtttcataaacatataactaatcatatgaatcatcaaaaaggtttataatttgaatataatttcgtttgttggtagttgggatcgaaaatgccattttaggccataaatgacctataatcgacccaaatgaatcataggcgtgcataacgaacttgaaatgagtcttataatcatataactaatcatctaaatcatgaaaaatgtttagaatgtggatataagttcaTTTGTTCGTAGTTGGGAtggaaaatgccatttttggctataaatgacctatatcgacccaaatgaccaataggcgtgcataacgaacttgaaatgagtcttataatgaTCTGACTAAtgatataaatcatgaaaaagggttagaatgtggaaagagattcgtttgttggtagttgggttcaaaaatgtcatttttggccaatataattgttttcgcgaccaatataatttttgttttcgcatatgaaacttaatttaatttattggtttgcatgtacggtgttctttttaaaggttttcaaaactccaagggaggggccttttaccaaagaggagttggatgaagttcgagacaagtgggctatttgattcaacgattgtgaactaccctcagtgtaataaatagagcaggcttgtagttattcgtgactcttacattattttgttatttatcgatttaattaattacatttgaattaattcggtaatattattggaaatttgaaatttatatcttTTTTAAGAATATCAAGCTGATGTTTGATGAAACGGTATTCaataaattataatgcagaattttatattgcaaaatcagaaattatattgcagaatattaggaattatattgcagatttttttttaaaaaaaaaatactcaaaagttgcctttgtttgcaacaagagcagcttttgtaaaattatcaaaagttgcccttaacaagggcaacttataagcttcacataagttgcccttgttgcaacaagggcaacttataagattataagttgcccttgttaagggcaacttttgataattttacaaaagtgacccccccatTGGTGGCATTTATGAAGGGCCACTTATAAGCCACTTTTAAGGGCAATTTATcaagttttttcctctagtgttaatcaacgattattgccCTTTGGTGACGGGATTTCCCgccgttaatggtacaattttttgtagtgggAGTAACAAActttttatcttttattttgtttttaatatattttttattcataGATTTTATCTTTTACAGAGTATTTAAGAATGTATAAAAGATTCTATTTTAACAAAACCATGACTTATATATCTTCACCTTAGGTAAAGCattaatgttaaaaaaaatttaattaaaaaaaacaaagattTTATACTTATCTTTTAAGTTATTACATAGAATTTGCTTAAAatggtaaaagaaaaaaaaaataggcgGAAAATTGTTTTATAAGAGAGCGACACGTGTTACGTGTACTTTTTCTGGTGATTACTTTAGTATGTTGTATATAAATGATTCAATACGGTTATTTCCCAATAATTAACAACTTCTAGTCCTAGTCTCCTAGATCAATAAGGTCAGGAACTTGGATTTTGTACAAGTGAACGACATAGTGTCCAAATAACAATAACTCACACGTATGTTATACGAAGTAGTTGATTTAGTCGGTAGAAGAAACACGCAGTACTCCTTATTTTGGCTTGTGATATGATATGATGCTGATTGCTGACAAATTTTGATGTCACACTAAACATGATTTACAGTGGTCATCGATCTTACGTTCTCCGTGTATCTGTTGCCACTATCACACTATGGTGGTCCTGGATCCATTTGGCATGGAGGAAGTAAATTCGGCATGCTGTGATGTGTTTCAAAACACATCATAGGGGCAATTCTGTAAATACATTGAATttcaatggtacatgttttactCGGAATGGTACTCTGTTTTTATcgtaatggtacatgttttatcgtaatggtactccatttaacgaaatggtacttTCTTTTTAATGAATGGTACACAAAATCCCCCTGTGATGTGTTTTGAAACACATCAAAACACATCACAACATGCCGAAATTCCGCTCCCTTTGGCATGTGTATAATATCATACGTAACTTGGTTACTGAATTACTCAGCGTTAACTTGTTTTTTAATGGTCTTGTGTTATCTATTTATCATATGCTATGTTAAATGTTATTGTTGAACACGTTCTTTGTCTATCCACTTTTTTAATGTTAACATAATATTTACTGTTTACTGTTACTTAAAAGTGTTTATATGTGTacgtacaattaataaacattcTTAAGTGTTATTAAaagttttgaaaatatatatactcCTTACACTTTTTGTCATGAATTTTTTTGTGAATGAACAGGAGAGAGAGAATATTGCTGCTTATTACTACTATTTCATACAGCACGGGCATAAATAGAATACAATAATTATATAGGGTtttatttgaagaaaaaaaatcttataataTTATGAAGATATATATTGACGGGATACAATGGACATCCATATAATAATTcataacaaaattaaatttcattaCCGTACTATTCATAATTATTTTAGGAACTTATTGCCAAACATTATTCTTTTTATAGAATGATCATGCGTTTGAATTAAGAACAGCAATTATTGAGTATAAGATGATCTATTATAAGATATGACCCACATGTGTGACTTTTTCTTAAATAAGCACATGTTTAATTGGGGAGATGATTTGAAATGAGAAAATTATATTATACGAGACTGTCTCATGTTATGTTTTACCAAAATACTCCCATTATCCCTTCAACATTGTTCAAAATTTGACTTTTTACTGTCCTAAGATAGTAAAGATATGTCTTGGCTGGTAAATTGGGGTAAAAAAAGGtcatttttcaaaaatatatatattatgtatATTGCAACCATATGATTAATGACTAGTTAAATGGTAAGACCCTGAAATTGAATAATAGAATGGGCCGTACTAGAGTGGATATATTATATATAAGGGAAATGCATGGCAAGCAATCATCAAATTAGAAAGACACGGCTAAAGTAACTTAAGACCGGAATATGGCAAGCGTCTCTGTGTTATCTGCTGCTGCCCGGAGGTAAACCTATATTCTAACTTCTAAGCTTATCATTTACTTACTGTATTTATAATAGGAGTATATATTAGTACTAAGCATTAAACTACTTTAGGTTATTAGCAATCCTAAATCGCAATAAAGCACTTATTATTAGTAGTGTTCTGTTGAAAGAGATCCAATGCGTCAAATTAACATCCATGCCTATTTTAATATTTCTATGCATATCAGGGGCATTTTGGTACATTTGTGCCAATATTGCTGACATAGCTACAAGGAGAACACATGTTGAACGTGAAGGGTAAATGTTGTACTGTGTTGTTCTATAACTAATATTACCTATTCAAGAATAAATGTTTGTATATGCAAAATTAAACTTTATAagtttttgaatttaaaaactTTTGCAATTATTTTCAAATGTTGTGAATAATACTTGTTCCGTttcacaatagatgcatcatatCGAATATCGATTAGGAATTTCTGTTATTCATAATCAAATGCTCCGTGTTTGTATCTTGTGTCCTAGATTGGAAGGCAAGGTAGCACTCATCAGTCATCACAGGAGGTGCTAGTGGAATTGGTGAATATGCTGCTAAACTTTTTACCAAACATGGTGCCAAAGTCATGATTGCTGATATTCAAGATGATTTGGGCCAATCAGTTTGCAAATATTTAGGCCCATCAGTAGCCTCATACATCCATTGCAATGTCACAAATGAAGCCCATGTTCAAAATGCAGTGGACTCAACAATGGCCCAATATGGAAAACTCGACATCATGTTCAATAACGCGGGCATAGTGGGCCTTCCCAAACCCAATATCCTTGACAACACACAATCAGAATTTGAAAATGTTGTCAAGGTAAATCTTACTGGGACATTTTTGGGCACCAAGCACGCGGCCCGAGTAATGATCCCGACCCGACAAGGAAGTATAATATCGACGGCTAGTATTTGCTCCACCATAGGAGGTGTAGCCTCCCATGCCTACACTAGCTCGAAGCACGGTGTGTTGGGGCTCACAAGGAACACGGCCGTGGAACTCGGTAAACACGGGATTCGAGTGAATTGCGTGTCGCCGTATTTGGTTTTCACCCCTTTGTCTAGGAGCTTTTTTAATCAAGACGAAGAAGCTATGGCTAATGTATACTCTAATCTCAAAGGGGCTTGTTGTACGGTGGATGATGTTGCAAATGCAGCATTATATCTTGCAAGTGATGATTCTAAGTATATTAGTGGGCATAATATTGTTGTTGATGGTGGATTTACCATTATGAATACTGGCCTTTGTATGTTTGAGTAACTCTAATAATAAGAttgtgattttttatttatttatttatttttgttgtggATGGGCTATAAGGGAAATATTAATTCAAATGAGGGTGGAGGAATTTGAACCTGCAACCTATACtatacaaatatttaatttaactatTATGTCAAGACTTCATTAATGTAAAATTATGGTATTCTCAAGTGAGGTAACAATCTTAAATTGTCATTGTAGTGTACCAATTACGTTTTCCACGTGATTTGAATTATTGTCCAGCGTGAACATTATTCATTAAAGTATAAAGACACCAATTATACGATGATTAAatgatacttcctccgtctctttttgttttttacgttttccttttttggtatttcaaaatgtttgttacatttccttttatattatcacataaataacttagtattctttcaaaatttgtgtccaatcattattttaaccaatcaaattcattgggtcatttaatctctcacacttttccattgggacattaaatttttctcatttcccaatatcagaattttgataaaagtgaaaacattataaataaacgtaatttatctcgtttaaataaaaaaattgaggaatttcaatgcaaattaattattcgttaaaacgcgtgaaaaataccaaacgtaaaaaacaaaaagagacggagggagtactgagTACGCATTAATTGATAAGATATAGCCATATGGGCCACATgggtgattttttttaataagatACCCATGTTTAACTTCCAAATTATGGGTGAGTCGGGTGACTGTGTGAGATTATCTTATCATGTTACTCTTTTTACAATGCACTCCCGTTGACTCAATTTAACTTTGATGGTCCTAACTCCTAAAACACTTCCTAATTATCAATGTAAGTTTCATAAACGTAAAAAAccactccctccgtttctttttatttgttaCGTATTTCTTTTTGTGTGTTTGACAATATTTGTTACTGAGAAAACTTTATTGATCCACTGGATAGTCTACCCACCGGACcgtttctttttatttgttaCGTATTTCTTTTTGTGTGTTTGACAATATTTGTTACTGAGAAAACTTTATTGATCCACTGGATAGTCTACCCACCGGACATGGCAATTGACATGGCATGGGTCGGGAGAGAGAGattaacaaataaaaaagaaaaaaacagtcAGCATCTAGAAAAAAGAAATAGAGTATTAATTGCTTGGTTAGTACGAAGTGAGTAATTAATACTTTCTCTCTTTGGTTTTATCACCCTCtctgattgaatttttcttcaCACTCTATTTTCAACCATTGTATAATAGTCCTTGGTTTTGCTCTGTTTCGCTGAAAACCTCCCCTCTTGCCTTTTTGGCGACGGATTTTGTGGGTTCTTCTTATGATTCTTAACCGTTAATGTGGTGGTTTCGGCGGTGGTATTAGTTGCGGGTGGTTTCAGTTGTGGTAGGCGGTTTCGGCGGTGGTAGTAGTTGCGGTTCTTCTTATGATGCTTTAACGGTTAATTGGGTGTTTCTACTACTTCTAAACATCTgagttttttataattttattcaagttgattaatttgtttggacAAAAGTAAAAGGAAAATTGTCAATTTTTTTCTCTTCCAGATCTTATAATTCTTTGATATTTTATAGATCGGTCTATTTTTCCTTAATCTTGAAGGGTATGCTGCTTGATATTTTGATTggaatattttgatttttgagaattttcttttttttcatgTTCTTTTTAAAGATGTTGATCTGCTCCCTAATTTTTTAGGCTCTATACATACACATGGTgaggagagaaaaagagggGAGGAAAATGAAGACTAATAAGTATTCTGGTGAAAAAGGGAAGatcattgattaataaattatcTTTGCTGGGATATATTTATAAAACTTGTCGTAAAGCGTCAATCAATGGCTCTTAGAGTCTTAGAATATGGACAATGGCTCTTAGAGCCTTTCCGAGTTAATCTCATTGATTGGAAAACATTTCCAattaaatggcattttcgtaaataattgatgattttattacgaaaatgccattaaatGTGGGTTAAAGTACAATGACATGTCATCAAATGTGAACCACATGTACGATCATTATTGTATTTTCATAACACATCAACAACTATATAATATACAGTCAACACCTCACAATATACAATAAGCTTCTACTAATAAACAATCTACAACTATAAATATACAGTCAATCATTTACCAATAAAGTAATCATCAGCAATCATAAAATATGCAGTGAACGACAAGTGTTATACAATCAACACCGAGTAATATGCAGTCAATAACTGtaaatatacagtcaacacTTAACTTTATACCACCTACAGTTTTCGAGCAACATATTTACAAAAATGCCATTTGATTGAAATATTTTTCCAATCACTGAGATTAACTCGGAATTTCTCGGCTGTTAGAGTCTTAGAATATGGACAATGGCTCTGTTAAATAAAGCAAtgttgcaattaaaaaaaatgtagttCTGCTCCattcattttactttttttgaCGGGAGCTCCATTAATTTACTTGGGGATGTAGATAAAAGTTCATTTGTCCATTATGAATGAGAGTTTAGTATAGTTCTGCCTccatcatcatttttttttttatttgattactTTAAATTTTGATTCATAACTTAATCCTTAAATCAATTCAAAACGCATATAATAATATCAATAGAAATTTTTTAACCAAAACTTCGATAGGAGTCTaacatacggagtataaattACAAAGTACTTTGTAAATATGTTAGATAATTTTAAGGATATACGGACATTCATTGTCAAATCTGTTAATGTCAAAACAAACAATGTTAAGATCATCATGAAACGATGGCAGTGTAAACTATCATGTTAAGATCATCATGAAACGAAAGCAGTGTAAACTATCATCCTGAAATGAAGGCAGTGTAAACGAAGGCATAATTCTATTCTTTCAATTTTAAtatgaatttttaattttatcctttcaaatttattaagattttcttattttgtccTTTCAATTTTACATGTCAATAATTGTACGTAGCTACTCATTTACAATTATATGACATACCGGGATATGAATAAGTCGATACACTCGTGAACAAGTTAAAACTCCGTCAAATAGAAAGTCGGTTGGGTTACGAACTCGCTTAACTCGAACAACCTAATATATGGCTTAGCTCAATGAATTTTGTAATGATATGTAGTAAAGGAAATGTCAATTTCAATTTAATTACACGTACTTATCTTATGCGATTTGAATTTATTATATAGAGTACACCTTATATTTTCGATCAACTAACCTTAATTTTACTTATATGGACAAGGGTTAAAAAGTGTAGATAAATGTTGATTAAGTGTACTctagtttagggtttaagggttagggtttagggttagggttagggttagggtttagggtttagggtttagtgTTCATATGATCattaaaaaatgatatttcTATAATTTTATATTTAGAAACGGGGGTAACAGTACTTTAACTTCATATatgatttattataattataaacattttaaaatggTATTTCTAGATTTTTAGTTAGTTTGTACAACGAATCTTACGATTCTACCATCTAATTTTATAAACCACCCAGTCGGTTTAAAGTAGAATAGAAATTCTGacaaatctattactatatactaaaagagacaccaggaatgacatgtgtcaattcctgtgcgattttttcccgccaaaaatcactttcccaaaaagtgtatctgttttattttatttttattctctatctttttataaactatttatgtatggaatcAAAGTTTAGTTTAaaaattatggaaataatagataagacgtaataatatttattctaaattggtaatattttagtcaaatcgctatattaataatggaaaatatatcactcaatattttggtcaaattaccatattagcattttaaatatgcatattagatgaataaatctAAATGAATATGTAAAAAAGGTTATAACTATAAAGTAGTTTGCgggatattcagttaaatattttgtgaaaaaatgatcaaaatccgtgcgtgcacgagaTCTAATCTAGTTGCATATAaattagacctgtcaaacgggttaGATGGGTTAGGTTCGAGTCGGGAAAATTCGAGTTCGACTTAAAAAATAGGTTGGGTGTATATCTAGTAGGTAAATACGGGTTGAACGTATAAGTGTTTCATGTCGAGGTTTTTGTTTTGAGGGAATTTCATGTCGAGTTAGGATTTAAATACGGTGCGGTGACACTTTTTTTTCCTTAACCCATCGAGCGACCGTAACCCGACCCATTAAGACCCACATTTTTACGGTTTTATTTGTGTTTAGGGATGGAAAATtgtgcccaaaacccaaaataatGGGTCGCATACGAGTCGAGTTTACGGGTTTGATTGATTTTTGACAAGTCTACATAAGGTCATATGATCTAGATCACAATGTTAATAATGCAACCATACGTTTTTTTTGACTAATTTTTAACTTTACACCCTATATGAACGTATTCATTGAATATTTATGGAATCTTTTAATCATTAAgaaaattttataaaagaaataataataataataataataataataataataataataataataataataataatagtaataataataataaaaaaataaaaaaataataataaaaataatatattaatattataattattataaataataaatattttaaaaatgaaatttgaaaagaTAAATACTCCGTATGATGCTGTAGacgtttttttttataagtctgGCTGCGATTTTATTGAAGGCTCGTGGCCCATGTGGTGAATTGGCCCAATTACAGACCTTCACCAAttacaaaataaacaaaatgaaAGCAGTCAGTGATGTTTTGTTTTACAGCCAAGCTACAAAATTGTCCATGCGTTGTAATCCTTGTTTGGCCAAGGCATCAGCCACTGTATTGGTAGCTCTTCCCTTGTATCTTATTGAAATTTCATTCCCCATTTTTGTTGCCTCTTGTATGTAATTGATGATGAAGTTGAGATTCCATGGGCATTTGCTGTCTCCGTTACACCATTTGACCGCATTAGCCGAGTCTGATTCAACAATGAGACCATAATTTGAGAACCGATCACACGAGAGGAAGATTTTTATGGCTCTTTGGATAGCAAGTGTTTCTGCATGGTTTATTTCAACTAGGGGAATAGGGGAGGAGAAGATACATGCAAAATTTCCTTTATGGTTCCTTAAAACACCTCCAATTGCCGATTTTCCCATCGTGGTGCTAAGCGAGGCGTCCACATCCATTTCATCAGATTCACAGGAGGGGGTGACCAAAGTTCTGCCGTGTAGGGGGTGATTGTTTTGGACACTGTGAGTGGTCTATGTGTCCATTGAAGACATTTCGGGTTTATGAGGACCTCATTTGTATTGTATGGGAATTGGTCACCCCACCCCTTTATCCACCATGAGAGGCGAAGCAGGATTAATTCTTGTACCTGCGGGATTGAACTCTTGGATTCTTTGAAGATGCGTCCGTTTCTCTCTTTCCAAATTGACCACACAATTACAAAGAAGGAAGTAGCCCAGACTTTGTTGAAAAATTTGCCTTTCGGAGGATGATGCCATTGGTCAAACGCTTGCCGAATAGAGAACGGAGCACACCATTTTACATCCCATAAGCTTAGCCACCAAGCCCATAGCTTCCATGAGTATTGACAGTGCATGAACAAATGGTTGAGGGACTCTAGATCAGAGTTTCATAGGGCACAAATTGTTTCCGATTGAGGGATTATGTTGAGACGGCCTAGTTTCTCTCTGGTATTTATTTTTCCAAGAAGTACAAACCATGTGAATATTTCTATGCGGTGAGGTACTAGGCTGTGCCATATTCCCTTGATCACATCCTTCGGTCGATGAGAGTCAGCTTTGTCAAGCTCGGATGTGAAGGATTTTACAGTGAATATGCCCAATTTGTGAGGGGCCCATATTATTTCATCTTGGTTTGATGTGGAAAGAACAACCCCTTCAAGTATCTGTTGAAGTTGCGCTCGCTCGACATGGTCTTGCGGCCTTAACGGCCTAGCCCAAACTAAGCTCCATTTCCATGTAAACCCATCCCAAAAGCCATTTGCATCGACTGTGGAATCCTTTGAAGTGCTTATTAGGTAGAGGCGTGGGCACACAGCCTTGAGTGGGGATTTAGAGGCCCATAAGTCGTGCCAAAAGAGTACGTTGAGCCCATTTCCTAATTTCTTCCTGATGCTAGCTTGTGCAATTGATCTAGCTTGGGTGTTGCGCATCAGCGCAGTGCATGGACTCTTCCAAGGGCCACCGTGAGATGGTATGATCATGTCTGAGATAGAGAAGGTAGGGCCGTATCCATACTTAAGTTGTATGACGTTTCGCCATAGTGCTTGAGGTTCATTGTGGAAGCGCCATATCCATTTAAACAGCAATGCTTTATTCCTATGCAAGAGATTTCCCATGCCT encodes:
- the LOC110799435 gene encoding LOW QUALITY PROTEIN: secoisolariciresinol dehydrogenase-like (The sequence of the model RefSeq protein was modified relative to this genomic sequence to represent the inferred CDS: deleted 1 base in 1 codon), which codes for MASVSVLSAAARRLEGKVALSVITGGASGIGEYAAKLFTKHGAKVMIADIQDDLGQSVCKYLGPSVASYIHCNVTNEAHVQNAVDSTMAQYGKLDIMFNNAGIVGLPKPNILDNTQSEFENVVKVNLTGTFLGTKHAARVMIPTRQGSIISTASICSTIGGVASHAYTSSKHGVLGLTRNTAVELGKHGIRVNCVSPYLVFTPLSRSFFNQDEEAMANVYSNLKGACCTVDDVANAALYLASDDSKYISGHNIVVDGGFTIMNTGLCMFE